A window from Streptomyces subrutilus encodes these proteins:
- a CDS encoding DUF2254 family protein — translation MGEPSEPHGPRVRRRSRAPLGLPGRALRRDLSQLVCAVAGLLLGLLTPLVDAGPQVASDRVVSMLFTIGFGVISLASIIYSMLFLVVQFSASTFTPRLGLFRDEPIVWRAFAFTVGVFVFCITSALAVGARPEVSAAVPCAAMILTLVALALMRTLQMRAFASIQLGHVLSAIVDRAHHVFDALYERPYGGGAPPGPGPRAPTATAPAITVHWTGAAAVLQRIEVTALVRAAADHGGSVAFRVAPGVTLTRGAAIAEVTAGGAAEAALRTALGRALVTGVERTFDQDPELPLRLLADIALRALSPAVNDPATAVEALDRVEDLLARLVGRELDVGGFRDDAGRLRVTVPVPDWERYVRTAVDDVGYAAAGSAMVLRRLRDLLLRLARYAPASRRAVLEERLRWVERAGGGAFPLVWTPPPDG, via the coding sequence ATGGGTGAGCCGTCCGAGCCGCACGGGCCCCGCGTACGGCGGCGGTCCCGCGCGCCGCTCGGGCTGCCGGGACGTGCGCTGCGACGGGACCTGTCCCAGCTGGTCTGCGCGGTCGCCGGTCTGCTGCTGGGGCTGCTGACCCCGCTGGTCGACGCGGGACCGCAGGTGGCCTCGGACCGGGTGGTGAGCATGCTCTTCACCATCGGCTTCGGCGTGATCAGCCTGGCGAGCATCATCTACTCGATGCTGTTCCTGGTCGTGCAGTTCTCCGCGAGCACGTTCACGCCCCGCCTGGGGCTCTTCCGGGACGAGCCGATCGTCTGGCGCGCGTTCGCCTTCACCGTGGGCGTCTTCGTCTTCTGCATCACCTCGGCCCTCGCCGTCGGCGCCCGGCCGGAGGTCTCCGCCGCCGTCCCGTGCGCCGCCATGATCCTCACCCTGGTGGCGCTCGCCCTCATGCGCACGCTCCAGATGAGGGCCTTCGCCTCGATCCAGCTCGGCCACGTGCTGAGCGCCATCGTCGACCGCGCGCACCACGTCTTCGACGCCCTGTACGAACGGCCGTACGGCGGGGGCGCGCCACCCGGTCCCGGGCCGCGCGCCCCCACGGCGACGGCCCCCGCCATCACGGTCCACTGGACCGGAGCGGCGGCCGTACTGCAGCGGATCGAGGTCACCGCGCTCGTGCGCGCGGCCGCGGACCACGGCGGCTCGGTCGCCTTCCGCGTCGCCCCGGGCGTGACGCTGACCCGCGGCGCGGCCATCGCCGAGGTGACGGCCGGCGGAGCGGCGGAGGCCGCCCTGCGCACGGCCTTGGGGAGGGCTCTGGTGACCGGGGTGGAGCGGACCTTCGACCAGGACCCCGAACTGCCGTTGCGGCTGTTGGCCGACATCGCCCTGCGGGCGCTGTCGCCGGCGGTGAACGATCCGGCCACGGCGGTGGAGGCCCTGGACCGCGTCGAGGACCTGTTGGCCCGTCTGGTGGGCCGCGAGCTGGACGTGGGCGGCTTCCGGGACGACGCGGGCCGGCTGCGGGTGACGGTGCCCGTGCCGGACTGGGAGCGGTACGTCCGTACCGCGGTCGACGACGTCGGCTACGCCGCCGCCGGTTCCGCGATGGTCCTGCGCAGGCTGCGCGACCTGCTGCTCCGGCTGGCCCGGTACGCGCCCGCGAGCCGGCGGGCCGTCCTGGAGGAGCGGCTGCGGTGGGTCGAGCGGGCGGGCGGCGGGGCGTTCCCGCTCGTCTGGACGCCGCCGCCGGACGGATAG
- a CDS encoding SRPBCC family protein yields the protein MSSNHPQVPPNGRTSRRPRQGGRLAALALPFAVAGVLAASVSTAHAAPAPAREDRHGGSATCRGEGVDPGARVRYAADIVIDAPLSTVWTLQTDVARWPSWQPPVLTAKRLDPGPLRKGSRFRWTTPAPPTVPADAMTITSTVGQLRPGSCLLWRGPAVGEGARIDEGVHLWTFTKVGGGVRVHTEETWTGAQVDADVPNSTRLLGEGLEAWLRDLKATAEARSGHPRG from the coding sequence ATGTCCTCCAACCACCCGCAGGTCCCGCCGAACGGCCGCACCTCCCGCCGCCCCCGTCAAGGCGGCCGTCTCGCCGCCCTGGCGCTCCCGTTCGCCGTGGCCGGCGTCCTGGCGGCGTCCGTGTCGACCGCCCACGCCGCCCCCGCCCCGGCGCGGGAGGACCGCCACGGCGGCTCCGCCACCTGCCGGGGAGAGGGCGTCGACCCCGGGGCCCGGGTCCGCTACGCCGCCGACATCGTGATCGACGCGCCCCTGAGCACCGTCTGGACGCTGCAGACCGACGTGGCGCGCTGGCCGTCCTGGCAGCCGCCCGTCCTCACGGCGAAGCGCCTCGACCCCGGCCCCCTGCGGAAGGGTTCGCGGTTCCGGTGGACCACCCCCGCGCCGCCCACCGTCCCCGCCGACGCCATGACGATCACCTCCACCGTCGGGCAGCTCAGGCCCGGCAGCTGCCTCCTGTGGCGCGGGCCCGCCGTGGGCGAAGGGGCGCGCATCGACGAGGGCGTCCACCTGTGGACCTTCACGAAGGTCGGGGGCGGCGTCCGGGTGCACACCGAGGAGACCTGGACCGGTGCGCAGGTCGACGCGGACGTACCGAACTCCACCCGGCTCCTCGGGGAGGGGCTCGAAGCGTGGCTGCGTGATCTCAAGGCCACCGCCGAGGCCCGCTCCGGCCACCCGCGCGGCTGA
- a CDS encoding peptidoglycan recognition protein family protein: protein MTAAAHRRPPRRRVLVLVGGLLLAPLPVVVLLGNERPRRQPAAGPEAEDVQPPRLAAASPAPPPPGWMPGATRKPIGANFGQGGRAGQRGLVLHVQEGEGSLFERFSDPRTRSSAHFWVSQAGEIEQYVSVHDRAWTQSAGNVDWVSVETSGFTGRPLTAAQVDAVARVYAWGARAHGWPLEVTDSPTGRGLGTHAMGGAAWGAHACPGTLRARQREAVLSRVRESHQA from the coding sequence GTGACGGCGGCGGCCCACCGGCGACCGCCCCGGCGCCGCGTGCTCGTCCTCGTGGGCGGCCTGCTCCTCGCTCCGCTGCCGGTGGTCGTGCTGCTCGGCAACGAGCGGCCCCGGCGGCAGCCGGCGGCGGGTCCGGAGGCCGAGGACGTCCAGCCGCCCCGTCTCGCGGCCGCCTCCCCCGCTCCCCCGCCGCCCGGGTGGATGCCTGGCGCCACCCGGAAGCCGATCGGCGCGAACTTCGGGCAGGGCGGTCGAGCCGGGCAACGGGGCCTGGTCCTGCACGTTCAGGAGGGTGAGGGGTCGCTGTTCGAGCGGTTCTCCGATCCGAGGACACGCAGTTCGGCGCACTTCTGGGTGTCACAGGCGGGTGAGATCGAGCAGTACGTCTCCGTGCACGACCGCGCCTGGACGCAGAGCGCGGGCAATGTCGACTGGGTGTCGGTGGAGACCTCGGGCTTCACCGGCCGCCCCCTCACCGCGGCCCAGGTCGACGCCGTCGCCCGCGTCTACGCCTGGGGCGCCCGGGCCCACGGCTGGCCGCTGGAGGTGACGGACTCCCCCACCGGGCGCGGCCTGGGCACCCATGCCATGGGCGGTGCGGCGTGGGGCGCGCACGCCTGTCCCGGGACGCTGCGGGCGCGGCAGCGCGAGGCCGTGCTCAGCCGGGTGCGCGAGTCGCACCAGGCCTGA
- a CDS encoding class I SAM-dependent methyltransferase: MTSHAHPAPTHAHDHDHTHDQVDHSEILDLDATVLAEHLTSVTAWLPVAAPPRHIVDLGCGTGAGTFALLARFPEARVTAVDSSAAHLRRLQEKACAERVDDRVRTVQADLDAAWPDLGRPDLVWASASLHHMADPRRALRETHGALAPGGLLAVVELAGYPRFLPATAPEDRPGLEDRLHAASERRHEGLVPHRGADWGPMLDAAGFGVEAERTITVEIAAADSEAVGHYALRSLQRLRDSASDGLAPEDLDALDRLLDTTAAHGLPHRSDLALRTERTVWAARRA, encoded by the coding sequence ATGACATCGCACGCGCACCCCGCTCCGACCCATGCCCACGACCACGACCACACCCACGATCAGGTCGATCATTCGGAGATCCTGGACCTCGACGCGACCGTCCTCGCCGAGCACCTCACCTCCGTCACCGCTTGGCTGCCGGTCGCGGCCCCGCCCCGGCACATCGTCGACCTGGGGTGCGGCACGGGCGCGGGCACCTTCGCCCTCCTGGCCCGCTTCCCCGAGGCGCGGGTGACCGCGGTCGACTCCTCGGCCGCGCATCTCCGGCGCCTGCAGGAGAAGGCCTGCGCCGAGCGGGTCGACGACCGCGTCCGCACCGTCCAGGCCGACCTCGACGCCGCCTGGCCCGACCTGGGCCGCCCCGACCTGGTGTGGGCGTCGGCGTCCCTGCACCACATGGCCGACCCCCGGCGCGCCCTGCGCGAGACCCACGGCGCGCTGGCGCCCGGCGGCCTCCTCGCCGTCGTCGAACTGGCCGGCTACCCCCGCTTCCTGCCCGCTACCGCGCCGGAGGACCGGCCCGGGCTGGAGGACCGCCTCCACGCCGCGAGCGAGCGCCGCCACGAGGGCCTGGTACCGCACCGCGGCGCCGACTGGGGGCCGATGCTCGACGCCGCCGGCTTCGGCGTCGAGGCCGAGCGGACGATCACGGTGGAGATCGCGGCTGCCGACTCCGAGGCCGTCGGCCACTACGCCCTGCGCAGCTTGCAGCGCCTGCGCGACAGCGCTTCCGACGGCCTGGCGCCCGAGGACCTCGACGCGCTCGACCGGCTCCTGGACACCACGGCCGCGCACGGCCTCCCGCACCGGTCCGACCTGGCCCTGCGCACCGAGCGCACCGTCTGGGCCGCACGCCGGGCCTGA
- the rph gene encoding rifamycin-inactivating phosphotransferase — protein sequence MSGLLSSEQYVRDLRQVDETHVALVGGKGAHLGALSRIEGVRVPVGFCVTTEAFGRVMAQAPSIGERIDALAGLDPEDRGGRQAIRTLSAEIRRTIEGISVPDEPAAAITGALTRFGGGAAYAVRSSATAEDLPTASFAGQQDTYLNVVGPAAVLRHVSRCWASLFTERAVIYRRRNGIDHRAVRMAVVVQRMVFPHASGILFTADPVTGNRKVATVDAGFGLGEALVSGLVDPDVFTVRDDEVVGRVIAAKRRALHALPEGGTREVAVDPRLREQPALTDAQAVRLVRLGRRIEARFGRPQDIEWCLVDDGFQIVQSRPITTLFPVPETDDGENHVYVSVGHQQMMTDPMRPLGLSMWQLTAMAPMLTAGGRLFVDVTGRLASTAGRAALLDVMGKGDPLVRDALETVLDRGDFVPTLPDTGPGGPPAGGAPAPIATDPALVAELIERSRVSVAAVERDIRTKSGPALFDFLLEAFEEHKRVLADPLSMQVIMAGMEATWWLNDTLREWLGEKNAADTLTLSAPGNITSEMGLALLDVADVIRPRPEVVAFLQGVEDDGFLDELAKLAGGSEARDAIEAYLDRYGMRCVGEIDITRPRWRERPATLVPLILDNVRNFGPGAAARRFEEGRQKARQKEQDVLSRLRGLPDGDRKAEETQRMIDRVRTFIGYREYPKYGIISRYFVYKRALTKEAERLVRAGVLAEAEDVFYLTFQELREAVRANRVDDRLVRQRREAFRWYHALTPPRVLTSDGEALSGAWRREDVPAGALVGLAVSAGTVEGRARVVLDIADADLEAGDILVTAFTDPSWSPLFVAVAGLVTEVGGLMTHGAVIAREYGLPAVVGVERATGRIRDGQRIRVHGSDGYVEILP from the coding sequence GTGTCTGGGCTGTTGTCGTCGGAGCAGTACGTACGTGATCTGCGACAGGTCGACGAGACGCACGTCGCGCTCGTCGGCGGCAAGGGCGCCCACCTCGGCGCCCTGTCACGGATCGAGGGCGTCCGCGTGCCGGTCGGCTTCTGCGTGACGACGGAGGCCTTCGGGCGGGTCATGGCGCAAGCGCCGTCGATCGGTGAGCGGATCGACGCGCTGGCGGGCCTGGACCCGGAGGACCGCGGGGGCCGGCAGGCGATCCGCACGCTCAGCGCGGAGATCCGCCGCACCATCGAAGGGATCTCCGTCCCGGACGAGCCGGCGGCGGCGATCACCGGCGCGCTGACGCGGTTCGGCGGAGGAGCCGCGTACGCCGTCCGGTCCAGCGCGACGGCCGAGGACCTTCCGACGGCCTCCTTCGCCGGCCAGCAGGACACGTATCTGAACGTCGTGGGGCCGGCGGCGGTCCTGCGGCACGTCAGCCGGTGCTGGGCCTCGCTGTTCACCGAACGGGCCGTGATCTACCGCCGGCGCAACGGCATCGACCACCGTGCGGTGCGGATGGCCGTGGTCGTGCAGCGGATGGTCTTCCCGCACGCCTCCGGCATCCTGTTCACGGCCGACCCCGTCACCGGCAACCGGAAGGTCGCCACCGTGGACGCGGGCTTCGGCCTCGGCGAGGCACTGGTCTCCGGCCTGGTGGATCCGGACGTCTTCACGGTGCGGGACGACGAGGTCGTCGGCCGGGTGATCGCCGCGAAACGGCGGGCCCTGCACGCCCTGCCGGAGGGCGGGACCCGGGAGGTGGCGGTCGATCCGCGGCTGCGGGAGCAGCCGGCGCTGACGGATGCGCAGGCCGTACGGCTCGTGCGGCTCGGCCGGCGGATCGAAGCGCGTTTCGGCCGCCCGCAGGACATCGAATGGTGCCTGGTCGACGACGGCTTCCAGATCGTGCAGAGCCGGCCGATCACGACGCTGTTCCCCGTCCCCGAGACCGACGACGGGGAGAACCACGTCTACGTCTCCGTCGGCCACCAGCAGATGATGACCGACCCGATGCGGCCCCTGGGCCTCTCGATGTGGCAGCTGACCGCCATGGCGCCGATGCTCACGGCCGGTGGCAGGCTCTTCGTCGACGTCACCGGGCGCCTGGCCTCGACCGCGGGCCGCGCCGCCCTGCTGGACGTCATGGGGAAGGGCGATCCGCTGGTCAGGGATGCGCTGGAGACCGTGCTCGACCGTGGGGACTTCGTCCCGACCCTTCCGGACACGGGCCCCGGCGGGCCGCCGGCCGGTGGCGCCCCCGCCCCGATCGCGACCGATCCGGCGCTCGTCGCCGAGCTGATCGAGCGCAGCCGGGTGTCCGTCGCCGCCGTGGAGCGCGACATCCGGACGAAGAGCGGACCGGCGCTGTTCGACTTCCTGCTGGAGGCCTTCGAGGAGCACAAGCGGGTCCTCGCCGATCCGCTGAGCATGCAGGTGATCATGGCGGGGATGGAAGCCACGTGGTGGCTCAACGACACGCTGCGGGAGTGGCTGGGCGAGAAGAACGCGGCCGACACGCTCACGCTCTCCGCCCCCGGCAACATCACGTCGGAGATGGGGCTGGCGCTGCTGGACGTCGCGGACGTGATCCGCCCCCGGCCGGAGGTGGTCGCGTTCCTCCAGGGCGTCGAGGACGACGGCTTCCTGGACGAGCTGGCGAAGCTCGCGGGCGGGAGCGAAGCGCGCGACGCCATCGAGGCCTACTTGGACCGGTACGGGATGCGGTGCGTCGGCGAGATCGACATCACCAGGCCGCGCTGGCGCGAGCGCCCCGCCACGCTCGTGCCCCTGATCCTCGACAACGTCCGCAACTTCGGGCCGGGCGCCGCGGCGCGGCGCTTCGAGGAGGGCCGGCAGAAGGCTCGGCAGAAGGAACAGGACGTGCTGTCCCGCTTGCGGGGGCTGCCGGACGGGGACCGCAAGGCCGAGGAGACCCAGCGGATGATCGACCGGGTGCGCACCTTCATCGGGTACCGGGAGTACCCGAAGTACGGCATCATCAGCCGCTATTTCGTCTACAAGCGGGCGCTGACGAAGGAGGCCGAGCGCCTGGTGCGGGCGGGTGTGCTCGCCGAGGCGGAGGACGTCTTCTACCTCACGTTCCAGGAGCTCCGCGAGGCCGTGCGCGCGAACCGGGTGGACGACCGGCTGGTCCGGCAGCGCAGGGAGGCGTTCCGGTGGTACCACGCGCTCACGCCGCCCCGGGTGCTCACCTCGGACGGGGAGGCCCTCAGCGGCGCCTGGCGGCGCGAGGACGTGCCGGCCGGCGCCCTGGTCGGCCTCGCCGTCTCCGCCGGGACCGTCGAGGGGAGGGCCCGCGTCGTCCTCGACATCGCGGACGCCGATCTCGAAGCGGGCGACATCCTGGTCACGGCCTTCACGGACCCCAGCTGGTCGCCGCTGTTCGTGGCCGTCGCGGGCCTGGTGACGGAGGTCGGCGGGCTGATGACCCACGGCGCGGTGATCGCCCGGGAGTACGGCCTGCCGGCCGTCGTGGGCGTGGAGCGGGCCACCGGGCGGATCCGGGACGGCCAGCGGATCCGCGTCCACGGAAGCGACGGCTACGTCGAGATCCTGCCCTGA
- a CDS encoding DUF4190 domain-containing protein yields the protein MSDPYRSPEGSGTHTAPAPARPGRRNGLAVAALVTGVASLLLLWLWFVGIPLALVAIGLGIAALRRARGGAGGRGMAISGLVLGSVTVVIAGILVAVGVSILNSDEGKDLRSCVNNARTEQDRQDCSNRFNQDVGN from the coding sequence ATGTCTGACCCGTACCGCTCCCCGGAGGGCTCCGGCACCCACACCGCCCCCGCTCCCGCGCGTCCCGGCCGCCGCAACGGCCTCGCCGTGGCCGCGCTCGTCACCGGCGTCGCGTCCTTGCTGCTGCTGTGGCTGTGGTTCGTGGGCATTCCGTTGGCCTTGGTGGCCATCGGACTGGGCATAGCCGCCCTGCGCCGCGCCCGCGGTGGCGCCGGTGGCCGCGGCATGGCCATCAGCGGTCTGGTCCTGGGCTCCGTCACCGTGGTCATCGCCGGGATCCTCGTCGCGGTCGGCGTCTCCATCCTGAACTCGGACGAGGGCAAGGACCTGCGGTCCTGCGTGAACAACGCGCGGACGGAGCAGGACCGGCAGGACTGTTCGAACCGCTTCAACCAGGACGTCGGCAACTGA
- a CDS encoding acyl-CoA dehydrogenase, with protein sequence MASENASTPATGYLRPEIDVSTLTEVLDGEYAGIRDLVRTNLAKHASVLEEADELGIDAFRERVREVVVDMASTGQTGMGFPAAYGGGGDVGASIAAFETLAFGDLSVLVKVGVQFGLFGGAVLQLGTGRHHEAYLADIVGGRLMGCFAMTETGHGSNVQALGTVAAYDVASREFVITTPDDQARKDYIGNAARHAELAVVFAQLEVGGRSRGVHAFVVPLRIDGATAPGVRIEDDGRKMGLNGVDNGRIWFDGVRVPREALLNRFADVSAEGVYESAIDNPNRRFFTMLGTLVQGRVSIAGAGVGVAKVALAIATKYAVRRRQFEAAADTGEQVLLDYGLHQRRLLPLIARTYALHLAQDGVRTQLHEVFSGIDDDAQARRRLESRAAGLKALATWHATRVVQECREACGGAGYLAVNRFAALKGDSDVFTTFEGDNHVLLQLVAKGLLTDHASEFEDLDQLGMVRYVTGLAVETVIERTSAHKLLERVRDLLPGGDEWDREAGLLDSEYQLAMVRFREEHMLAGLARRIKRGIDQKRDPGAVFSQVQDHVIALARAHVERLVTESFVDKVRALPEGGEKEALGLLCDLFALSTIEADRAWFMEHGRLTVQRSKAISREVNDLCRKVRPLAVDLVDAWGIPSAVLRAPDLVG encoded by the coding sequence ATGGCCTCCGAGAACGCTTCCACCCCTGCCACCGGTTACCTCCGGCCCGAGATCGACGTCTCGACGCTGACCGAGGTGCTCGACGGCGAGTACGCGGGCATCCGCGACCTCGTCCGCACCAATCTGGCGAAGCACGCCTCCGTCCTCGAAGAGGCCGACGAACTCGGCATCGACGCGTTCCGCGAGCGCGTGCGCGAGGTCGTCGTGGACATGGCCTCGACCGGCCAGACCGGCATGGGGTTCCCCGCCGCGTACGGCGGGGGCGGGGACGTCGGGGCCTCGATCGCCGCGTTCGAGACGCTCGCCTTCGGCGATCTGTCGGTCCTGGTGAAGGTCGGCGTGCAGTTCGGACTCTTCGGCGGTGCCGTGCTGCAGCTCGGCACCGGACGCCACCACGAGGCCTACCTCGCGGACATCGTCGGCGGAAGGCTCATGGGCTGCTTCGCGATGACCGAGACCGGCCACGGCTCCAACGTCCAGGCGCTCGGCACCGTCGCGGCGTACGACGTCGCGAGCCGGGAGTTCGTCATCACCACCCCCGACGACCAGGCGCGCAAGGACTACATCGGCAATGCGGCGCGCCATGCCGAACTGGCCGTGGTCTTCGCCCAGTTGGAGGTGGGCGGCCGGTCCCGGGGCGTGCACGCCTTCGTCGTCCCGCTACGGATCGACGGCGCGACGGCGCCCGGTGTCCGCATCGAGGACGACGGCCGCAAGATGGGGCTCAACGGCGTGGACAACGGCCGCATCTGGTTCGACGGCGTGCGCGTGCCCCGCGAGGCCCTGCTCAACCGGTTCGCCGACGTCAGCGCCGAGGGCGTCTACGAGAGCGCGATCGACAACCCGAACCGACGCTTCTTCACCATGCTCGGCACCCTGGTGCAGGGACGGGTGAGCATCGCCGGCGCCGGTGTCGGGGTCGCCAAGGTCGCCTTGGCGATCGCCACCAAGTACGCCGTGCGGCGAAGGCAGTTCGAGGCGGCCGCGGACACCGGGGAACAGGTCCTCCTCGACTACGGCCTGCACCAGCGGCGCCTGCTGCCGCTCATCGCCCGGACGTACGCCCTGCACCTCGCACAGGACGGCGTGCGCACCCAGCTGCACGAGGTCTTCTCCGGCATCGACGACGACGCGCAGGCGCGGCGCCGGCTGGAATCGCGGGCCGCGGGCCTCAAGGCGCTCGCCACCTGGCACGCCACCCGGGTCGTGCAGGAGTGCCGCGAGGCGTGCGGCGGCGCGGGCTACCTGGCCGTCAACCGGTTCGCCGCCCTCAAGGGCGACAGCGACGTCTTCACCACCTTCGAGGGCGACAACCACGTCCTGCTGCAACTCGTGGCGAAGGGGCTGCTCACCGATCACGCGAGCGAGTTCGAGGACCTCGACCAGCTCGGCATGGTCCGCTACGTCACCGGCCTCGCGGTCGAGACGGTCATCGAGCGGACCTCGGCCCACAAACTGCTCGAACGGGTCCGCGACCTGCTGCCCGGCGGCGACGAATGGGACCGCGAGGCCGGCCTGCTCGACTCCGAGTACCAGCTCGCCATGGTCCGTTTCCGCGAGGAGCACATGCTCGCCGGTCTGGCGCGCCGGATCAAACGCGGGATCGACCAGAAGCGCGACCCGGGCGCCGTCTTCTCGCAGGTTCAGGACCATGTGATCGCGCTCGCGCGCGCGCACGTCGAGCGGCTGGTGACGGAGTCCTTCGTGGACAAGGTGCGCGCGCTGCCCGAAGGCGGCGAGAAGGAGGCGCTCGGCCTGCTCTGCGACCTGTTCGCCCTCTCGACGATCGAGGCGGACCGGGCCTGGTTCATGGAGCACGGGCGGCTGACCGTGCAGCGGTCCAAGGCGATCAGCCGCGAGGTGAACGACCTCTGCCGCAAGGTGCGCCCCCTCGCGGTCGACCTCGTCGACGCGTGGGGCATCCCGTCGGCCGTGCTGCGGGCGCCGGACCTCGTGGGCTGA
- a CDS encoding CAP domain-containing protein produces the protein MSLRSARMRRRCTFACASSLLVLAGSVGGAAATTATSPSGVGARAVLPAQVDPGQIVSLVNQARTEAGCQPLAVDPAVTKAAQEYANDTTTNHVGSDGSTVPDRLKKAGATFSASAENIAWGSGDAKTHVDGWLKSSGHAGNIKNCGFSKTGVAVAGDRIVQVFTN, from the coding sequence ATGTCCCTCCGATCAGCCCGAATGCGGCGCAGGTGCACCTTCGCCTGCGCGTCCTCACTGCTGGTGCTCGCGGGATCCGTCGGCGGCGCCGCGGCGACGACGGCGACCTCCCCGTCGGGTGTGGGCGCGCGTGCCGTGCTCCCCGCGCAGGTCGACCCCGGCCAGATCGTCAGCCTGGTCAACCAGGCCCGCACGGAGGCCGGTTGTCAGCCCCTCGCGGTGGACCCGGCCGTCACCAAGGCGGCGCAGGAGTACGCGAACGACACGACCACCAACCACGTGGGATCGGACGGCTCCACCGTGCCCGACCGGCTGAAGAAGGCCGGGGCCACCTTCAGCGCCTCCGCGGAGAACATCGCCTGGGGCTCGGGTGACGCGAAGACGCACGTGGACGGCTGGCTCAAGAGTTCCGGCCATGCGGGCAACATCAAGAACTGCGGCTTCTCGAAGACGGGCGTCGCGGTGGCAGGGGACAGGATCGTCCAGGTCTTCACCAACTGA
- a CDS encoding DUF2278 family protein encodes MPLDAYGVLSGTLHRHFRDQPDARGHWHHVNLEVDAPGGRHRCAVDVDGSRPGTAVQWKAFRLAPSILEPVPALGEGYHELSTSSGSGALDHLRHPALVDRPGFLFVRRPPAPVRRFLDRIKPPRPWVSGSHLDATAALESLLVPGRQAMVFGEPSAEGPGMRNVHQNQGDPVDSPWWPENGVWQDGAVLTRRPDGWYDVFLSRFTGQAEHTDEAGHP; translated from the coding sequence ATGCCGCTCGATGCCTACGGGGTCCTGTCAGGGACGCTGCACCGTCACTTCCGCGACCAGCCCGACGCCCGGGGACACTGGCACCACGTCAACCTGGAGGTGGACGCGCCCGGCGGGCGCCACCGGTGCGCCGTCGACGTGGACGGCAGTCGGCCCGGCACCGCCGTCCAGTGGAAGGCGTTCCGGCTCGCCCCGTCGATCCTGGAGCCGGTGCCCGCCCTCGGCGAGGGGTACCACGAGCTGTCGACGAGCTCCGGTTCCGGTGCCCTCGACCACCTGCGCCACCCGGCCCTCGTGGACCGCCCCGGCTTTCTCTTCGTCCGCCGGCCGCCCGCCCCGGTGCGGCGCTTCCTGGACCGGATCAAGCCGCCCCGCCCCTGGGTCTCGGGCTCGCACCTCGACGCCACCGCCGCGCTGGAGTCCCTGCTCGTACCCGGCCGGCAGGCGATGGTCTTCGGGGAGCCCTCCGCCGAGGGTCCCGGCATGCGCAACGTCCACCAGAACCAGGGCGACCCGGTCGACTCGCCCTGGTGGCCGGAGAACGGCGTCTGGCAGGACGGCGCGGTCCTCACGCGCCGGCCCGACGGCTGGTACGACGTGTTCCTGAGCAGGTTCACCGGCCAGGCGGAGCACACGGACGAGGCCGGACACCCCTGA
- a CDS encoding XRE family transcriptional regulator has product MTQEKDELDGLVRKRIRALRVAQGWSLEELAGRANVSQSTLSRIENGQRRLALDQLVTLARALDTSLDQLVENATDDVISSPVIDAAHGLMRWAVKADPGLSVVRQRMTEPPPDSPARLRAHPGREWLVVLSGTAVLLLGNRRIRIETHQAAEFPTMLPHAIGTAGGPCEIMGIFDRDARRGHQRGDGPDAGAPHDRGAPPA; this is encoded by the coding sequence ATGACGCAGGAGAAGGACGAGCTGGACGGCCTGGTCCGCAAACGCATCCGCGCCCTGCGCGTGGCCCAGGGCTGGTCCCTGGAGGAGCTCGCGGGCCGGGCCAACGTCAGCCAGTCCACCCTCAGCCGCATCGAGAACGGGCAGCGCCGCCTGGCGCTCGACCAGCTGGTGACCCTCGCCCGCGCCCTGGACACCTCGCTGGACCAGCTGGTCGAGAACGCCACGGACGACGTGATCTCCAGCCCGGTGATCGACGCCGCCCACGGGCTGATGCGCTGGGCCGTGAAGGCCGACCCCGGCCTGTCCGTGGTGCGCCAGCGGATGACCGAACCACCGCCGGACAGCCCCGCCCGTCTGCGGGCGCACCCCGGCCGCGAGTGGCTCGTGGTCCTCTCCGGTACGGCGGTCCTGCTGCTGGGAAACCGGCGCATCCGGATCGAGACGCACCAGGCGGCCGAGTTCCCCACCATGCTGCCGCACGCCATCGGCACCGCCGGCGGCCCGTGCGAGATCATGGGCATCTTCGACCGCGACGCCCGGCGCGGCCATCAGCGCGGTGACGGCCCCGACGCGGGCGCGCCGCACGACCGGGGCGCTCCCCCGGCCTGA
- a CDS encoding VOC family protein, producing the protein MATIRQFQVTFDCADPERVAHFWCEVLGYVLPPPPAGFATWEEFRGSLPPADRGAWSACTDPTGAGPRLFFQRVPEGKAVKNRLHLDVRVGTGLVGEERVAVLEAECARLVALGGARVRLLLADDDNESCLVMRDVEGNEFCLD; encoded by the coding sequence ATGGCAACGATCAGGCAGTTCCAAGTCACCTTCGACTGCGCGGACCCCGAGCGCGTCGCCCATTTCTGGTGCGAGGTGCTGGGGTACGTCCTACCGCCGCCTCCGGCCGGGTTCGCCACGTGGGAGGAGTTCCGCGGTTCGCTGCCGCCCGCGGACCGGGGAGCGTGGTCGGCGTGCACGGACCCCACGGGTGCGGGTCCGCGCCTGTTCTTCCAGCGCGTTCCCGAGGGCAAGGCCGTCAAGAACCGGCTGCACCTCGACGTGCGGGTCGGCACCGGGCTGGTGGGCGAGGAGCGCGTCGCCGTGCTGGAGGCCGAATGCGCGCGCCTGGTCGCGCTCGGCGGGGCGCGCGTGCGCCTGCTGCTCGCCGACGACGACAACGAGTCGTGCCTCGTGATGCGGGACGTCGAGGGCAACGAGTTCTGCCTCGACTGA